In the genome of Raphanus sativus cultivar WK10039 unplaced genomic scaffold, ASM80110v3 Scaffold2217, whole genome shotgun sequence, one region contains:
- the LOC130505371 gene encoding zinc finger BED domain-containing protein RICESLEEPER 1-like, which produces MDSESLRTMALLEARSEYNEMNEEDVEFDVEEELTETEAEIQTEAEVQTETQATASTQAAKPQRKRRKTSTVWEDFVLVRIEDGTEKAKCNHCGSELVYNSKTHGTNQLKRHLESCSKMPKKVDRPVYDHLVDRAMVTEAIIYHDLPFRYVEFEKVRERDKYLNPECKPICRQTASLDVYRRYEVEKEKLKGLLEKHRGRVCLTADLWVSKPQNTGLYLLNCPLH; this is translated from the coding sequence ATGGACTCTGAATCTCTGCGAACAATGGCACTTCTTGAAGCTCGAAGTGAATACAATGAAATGAATGAGGAGGATGTTGAATTTGATGTAGAAGAGGAGTTGACAGAAACAGAAGCTGAGATTCAAACAGAAGCAGAGGTTCAAACAGAAACACAAGCAACTGCATCAACACAAGCAGCTAAACCTCAACGTAAGCGTCGAAAAACCTCTACTGTTTGGGAAGATTTTGTATTAGTGAGGATAGAAGATGGAACAGAAAAGGCTAAGTGCAATCACTGTGGTTCAGAATTAGTTTATAATAGTAAAACCCATGGTACTAATCAGTTGAAGCGACACTTAGAGAGTTGTTCTAAGATGCCTAAGAAGGTAGATAGACCTGTGTATGATCATTTGGTAGATCGTGCGATGGTTACTGAGGCTATCATTTACCATGATCTACCATTTCGATATGTGGAGTTTGAGAAGgttagagaaagagataagTATTTAAATCCCGAGTGTAAACCCATCTGTAGACAGACGGCTTCTCTTGATGTCTATAGGAGATATGAAGTAGAGAAGGAGAAGTTGAAGGGGCTGTTGGAGAAGCATCGTGGCAGGGTCTGTCTGACTGCTGATTTATGGGTATCTAAGCCTCAGAATACAGGTTTATATCTGCTTAACTGTCCATTACATTGA